In a genomic window of Octadecabacter temperatus:
- a CDS encoding UDP-glucose dehydrogenase family protein: MKIAVIGTGYVGLVSGVCFSDFGHDVVCVDKDPAKISKLEAGEVPIYEPGLEELMAKNVDAGRLTFTMDLAAAIDGAEAVFIAVGTPTRRGDGHADLTFVMAVAEEIALAATDYTVIVTKSTVPVGTNRKVKQVVHKTNPDLEFDVASNPEFLREGAAIDDFMRPDRVVVGVQTERAGDVMNDVYRPLFLRDFPIVITDLESAEMIKYAANAFLATKITFINEIAALCERTGADIKQVSKGMGLDGRIGNKFLHAGPGYGGSCFPKDTKALARIGQEHAVPMQITEAVIKVNEEVKRRMVDKLLDLCDGSFNGKVVAVLGVTFKPNTDDMRDAPALTIVPALVGGGAKVRVTDPQGKHEGEALLPGVNWVEDAYKAARNADLVVILTEWNEFRGLDLKRMAKHMTTPRMADLRNIYSTKDAKRAGFDAYISIGRTSLEPKTDGES; this comes from the coding sequence ATGAAAATCGCAGTGATCGGAACCGGCTATGTTGGCCTTGTGTCGGGCGTTTGTTTCTCTGACTTCGGACACGACGTTGTTTGTGTCGACAAGGACCCTGCTAAGATCTCCAAATTAGAGGCTGGTGAAGTTCCAATTTACGAGCCCGGTCTTGAAGAACTTATGGCCAAGAACGTCGACGCCGGTCGCCTGACGTTTACGATGGATTTAGCTGCCGCGATCGACGGTGCAGAGGCTGTTTTCATCGCCGTTGGAACGCCAACGCGCCGTGGCGACGGGCATGCAGACCTCACATTTGTGATGGCGGTGGCTGAGGAAATCGCCCTCGCTGCGACGGACTACACCGTTATTGTGACCAAATCGACTGTCCCAGTTGGAACGAATCGCAAGGTCAAACAAGTCGTTCACAAAACCAACCCTGACCTCGAATTTGATGTCGCATCCAACCCCGAATTCCTGCGTGAAGGTGCTGCAATTGACGACTTCATGCGTCCTGATCGTGTAGTTGTTGGTGTTCAAACTGAGCGTGCTGGCGATGTCATGAATGACGTTTATCGCCCACTGTTTTTGCGCGATTTTCCCATAGTCATTACCGACCTCGAAAGCGCGGAAATGATCAAATATGCTGCCAACGCATTTCTAGCCACCAAAATTACGTTCATCAACGAAATCGCTGCACTGTGCGAACGCACTGGCGCTGACATCAAACAGGTCAGCAAGGGCATGGGCCTTGACGGGCGTATCGGAAATAAGTTTCTGCACGCGGGCCCGGGTTATGGCGGATCGTGTTTTCCGAAAGATACCAAAGCACTAGCACGTATCGGCCAAGAGCACGCTGTACCGATGCAAATCACCGAGGCCGTGATCAAGGTCAACGAAGAAGTCAAACGCCGCATGGTCGATAAGCTTCTGGATCTGTGTGATGGCAGCTTTAACGGAAAGGTTGTTGCCGTTCTTGGCGTCACGTTCAAACCCAACACCGATGACATGCGCGACGCGCCTGCATTGACGATTGTGCCGGCTCTTGTTGGCGGCGGTGCAAAGGTACGCGTGACTGACCCTCAGGGTAAACACGAGGGCGAAGCGTTACTGCCCGGCGTAAACTGGGTTGAAGATGCGTATAAAGCCGCGCGCAACGCTGATCTTGTTGTAATCCTGACGGAATGGAACGAATTCCGCGGCCTCGACCTCAAGCGAATGGCGAAACATATGACCACGCCGCGCATGGCCGATTTGCGCAATATCTATTCTACTAAAGACGCGAAGCGCGCCGGATTTGATGCCTACATTTCAATTGGCCGCACATCGTTGGAACCTAAAACCGACGGAGAATCCTAA
- a CDS encoding SDR family oxidoreductase, translated as MDLKNKVVLITGASRGIGAASARAFADAGAKVALVARSGGQIAELAAEIGEAAIAIPCDVSSYEDVVRAIDETVSAFGPLDVFIGNAGLLDPISHLAEADPDAWGKTIDVNLKGVFNGMRAAMPDMIKRGKGTIITISSGAAHGPVEAWSSYCSSKAGAYMLTRCADKEAREHGLRILGLSPGTVATDMQRDIKASGINPVSQLEWSDHVPPEWPARTLVWMCCEEADEFLGDDVSLRDERVRKKVGLI; from the coding sequence ATGGATTTGAAGAACAAGGTTGTTTTGATCACAGGAGCAAGTCGCGGCATTGGTGCGGCCAGTGCGCGGGCTTTCGCCGATGCGGGCGCGAAAGTCGCGTTGGTTGCGCGCTCAGGTGGTCAAATAGCGGAATTGGCCGCTGAAATTGGCGAAGCGGCGATCGCCATTCCGTGTGACGTGTCGTCCTACGAGGACGTTGTGCGCGCGATTGATGAAACGGTAAGCGCCTTTGGACCGCTTGATGTATTCATTGGTAACGCTGGCCTTCTGGACCCGATCAGTCACTTGGCAGAGGCCGATCCCGATGCTTGGGGTAAAACGATAGATGTAAACCTCAAAGGGGTTTTCAACGGGATGCGGGCTGCGATGCCCGATATGATCAAACGCGGTAAAGGAACGATTATTACGATTTCTTCGGGTGCCGCCCATGGCCCTGTTGAAGCTTGGTCGTCCTACTGTTCGTCTAAAGCTGGCGCATACATGCTGACGCGGTGCGCGGACAAAGAAGCCCGTGAACACGGGTTGCGCATTCTGGGCTTGTCCCCCGGCACTGTCGCGACCGACATGCAGCGCGACATCAAGGCGTCGGGAATAAACCCTGTTAGCCAGCTTGAATGGTCGGACCATGTCCCACCCGAATGGCCTGCAAGAACGCTTGTATGGATGTGTTGTGAAGAAGCTGACGAGTTCTTGGGCGACGATGTTTCCTTGCGCGACGAACGCGTACGCAAGAAAGTTGGCTTGATATGA
- a CDS encoding enoyl-CoA hydratase/isomerase family protein, translating into MIDATVSDGALTLKINRPDKANALNEVMLSELADCVERADQPVLVLTGAGKVFSAGADLDDVRGGTLATSTEWERLSSAVASFKGLSVASLNGSCAGGAFGMVLACDLRIAVETAKFFYPVIKMGVLPQPSDPERMRALIGPSATKRILLTGAKVDAPEALSLGLIDQISSADLAVDTIDLIDPALKAHPTQVAAIKALIG; encoded by the coding sequence ATGATTGATGCAACCGTTTCCGACGGTGCGCTGACGCTCAAGATCAACCGCCCCGACAAAGCGAATGCCTTAAACGAAGTCATGCTTTCTGAGCTTGCTGACTGCGTTGAACGCGCTGACCAGCCTGTGTTGGTTCTCACCGGCGCAGGTAAAGTATTTAGCGCAGGTGCCGATCTTGATGATGTGCGTGGTGGGACGCTGGCGACTTCGACTGAATGGGAACGTCTTTCGTCTGCGGTCGCATCATTTAAGGGCCTTAGCGTTGCATCGTTGAATGGGTCCTGTGCGGGTGGGGCATTCGGGATGGTGTTGGCTTGCGATCTACGTATTGCCGTTGAGACCGCAAAGTTCTTTTATCCTGTGATTAAGATGGGCGTGCTGCCACAGCCGTCTGACCCAGAACGGATGCGTGCGTTGATCGGACCGTCGGCCACGAAACGCATATTACTGACAGGCGCAAAAGTTGATGCACCTGAGGCCCTCTCGCTCGGGTTGATTGATCAGATCAGCAGCGCAGACCTTGCGGTTGACACGATTGACCTAATTGACCCCGCGCTGAAAGCGCACCCAACACAGGTTGCTGCAATCAAAGCATTGATCGGTTGA
- a CDS encoding NAD-dependent epimerase/dehydratase family protein translates to MPKVLVTGSAGFIGYHLSKLLLDEGFDVVGFDAMTDYYDVRLKERRQANLLQSGSFKAVNDRLEADGVLMDLVAAEKPDFVVHLAGQAGVRYSIDEPRSYVDSNIIGTFNLLEAVRATPVKHLLLASTSSAYGANTQMPYAETDKADTQMSFYAATKKSNEVMAHSYAHLYNIPTTMFRFFTVYGPWGRPDMALFKFTKAVLSGDPIDVYNHGDMSRDFTYVTDLVRGIQLLLDAVPERLDEVPEGDSLSPVAPHRIVNIGNGEPVQLMAFIEAIEKALGQPATKNFMDMQAGDVPATWANGALLEKLTGYSPKTDVETGVKAFVDWYRDYYEV, encoded by the coding sequence ATGCCTAAGGTTCTCGTCACCGGATCAGCCGGATTCATCGGCTACCACTTAAGCAAGCTATTGCTGGACGAAGGGTTCGATGTCGTCGGTTTTGACGCCATGACAGACTACTACGATGTGCGCCTAAAGGAGCGTCGCCAAGCGAACCTACTGCAATCTGGAAGCTTCAAAGCTGTCAATGATCGCCTTGAAGCGGATGGTGTTTTAATGGACCTCGTGGCAGCTGAGAAGCCAGATTTCGTCGTGCATTTGGCAGGCCAAGCAGGTGTGCGGTATTCGATTGATGAGCCGCGCTCGTACGTGGACTCCAATATCATTGGAACGTTCAATCTGCTCGAAGCCGTCCGCGCGACCCCTGTAAAACACCTGCTACTGGCGTCCACGTCGTCCGCGTACGGCGCGAACACCCAGATGCCTTACGCGGAAACGGATAAGGCCGACACGCAGATGTCGTTCTATGCAGCGACTAAGAAATCGAACGAGGTCATGGCCCACTCTTACGCCCACCTCTACAATATCCCGACCACGATGTTCCGTTTCTTTACGGTTTACGGCCCGTGGGGACGCCCTGATATGGCGCTGTTCAAGTTTACCAAAGCCGTGCTGAGTGGCGACCCAATTGATGTCTACAATCACGGCGACATGTCGCGCGATTTTACCTATGTGACTGATCTTGTTCGCGGCATTCAACTGTTGCTAGATGCCGTTCCCGAGCGGCTGGATGAGGTACCTGAAGGGGACAGTCTGTCCCCTGTCGCGCCGCATCGTATCGTTAACATTGGCAACGGCGAACCCGTGCAGCTGATGGCTTTTATTGAAGCGATTGAAAAAGCATTGGGCCAACCGGCTACGAAGAATTTCATGGACATGCAGGCGGGTGACGTGCCCGCGACATGGGCAAATGGCGCGCTTTTGGAAAAATTGACGGGCTACTCCCCGAAAACCGATGTGGAAACGGGCGTCAAAGCCTTCGTCGATTGGTATCGTGATTACTACGAAGTCTGA
- a CDS encoding DUF2125 domain-containing protein, translating to MKSIRHSAIIAAVLCGTTATADVTAQQVWDNWTDQMEVYGQGFSTSGEDMSGDTLTISDVKIEMSDDEASVSANLGDIMLVENGDGTVTITVPDNYPIELNFSPEYGDPSAVNLAVEHEGMVLNVSGDPEAMVYDIKADRYAISVDSLEGQAGEEVELKDAMFAMIDLAGTYSVKTDNLTRIAYAFNVGALDIDVLFNEIGGDGIVSANADLADLDMFANIATPIDMDMEAEMPPFVDGLALEGGYTFGAVSYAFDIDVDGEAASGTASVDHGSLGFDMDIDGIAYVGESHDINISMLIPEEIPFPLDVSMGKYGFDFQIPLSQGEGGPRDARLAFDFTDLAVSDAIWNMADPQNILPRDALTIALGLDAQVTPFFDFLDPAQQEAAMMSDIPGELNGAQITELTVRGAGAEITGEGAFTFDNSDLETFDGLPRPEGQVNFAINGVNGLVDKLIQMGLIPEEEAMMPRMMLGMFATPVGDDMLTSTIEVNSEGHLLANGQRLR from the coding sequence ATGAAGAGCATTCGCCATTCCGCAATCATCGCTGCCGTTCTGTGCGGCACCACCGCAACCGCCGACGTTACTGCCCAACAAGTTTGGGACAATTGGACCGACCAGATGGAGGTTTACGGCCAAGGCTTCTCCACAAGTGGTGAAGATATGTCCGGTGATACTCTGACTATTTCTGACGTAAAAATCGAAATGTCTGATGACGAAGCATCGGTTTCCGCGAACCTTGGTGACATCATGCTCGTTGAGAATGGCGACGGAACGGTCACAATTACAGTGCCGGACAACTACCCAATCGAACTGAATTTCTCGCCAGAGTACGGCGACCCTTCCGCGGTTAACCTTGCGGTCGAACATGAAGGCATGGTCCTGAATGTATCTGGCGACCCTGAGGCGATGGTTTATGACATCAAAGCTGACAGATATGCGATCAGCGTTGATAGCCTCGAAGGTCAGGCGGGCGAGGAAGTTGAATTGAAGGACGCCATGTTCGCGATGATCGATCTGGCCGGTACGTACTCGGTTAAGACCGACAACCTGACGCGTATCGCTTATGCGTTTAATGTTGGCGCGCTCGATATCGATGTTCTGTTCAACGAGATTGGCGGTGACGGGATCGTAAGCGCAAACGCTGACCTTGCTGACCTTGATATGTTCGCAAACATCGCCACGCCGATTGATATGGACATGGAGGCAGAGATGCCTCCGTTCGTCGACGGTTTGGCGCTCGAGGGTGGATACACCTTTGGCGCTGTCAGCTATGCGTTTGACATTGACGTTGATGGAGAAGCTGCATCAGGAACCGCGTCCGTTGATCACGGCTCACTTGGCTTTGATATGGATATTGATGGCATCGCCTACGTTGGTGAATCTCACGATATCAACATCAGCATGCTGATCCCGGAAGAAATTCCCTTCCCGCTTGACGTATCAATGGGCAAATACGGTTTCGATTTCCAAATCCCGCTGAGCCAAGGCGAAGGTGGCCCGCGTGACGCGCGTTTGGCATTCGATTTCACCGATCTCGCGGTCAGCGATGCCATTTGGAACATGGCGGATCCTCAGAACATTCTGCCGCGTGATGCGCTGACAATTGCGCTTGGCTTAGATGCACAGGTCACTCCGTTCTTTGATTTTCTTGATCCAGCGCAGCAAGAAGCCGCAATGATGTCGGACATCCCTGGTGAGCTTAACGGTGCCCAGATTACTGAGCTAACGGTTCGCGGTGCGGGTGCCGAAATCACGGGTGAAGGCGCGTTTACTTTCGACAACAGCGATCTTGAAACATTCGACGGCTTGCCGCGCCCTGAAGGTCAGGTCAACTTCGCAATCAACGGTGTGAATGGTCTGGTGGATAAACTGATCCAAATGGGCCTGATCCCAGAAGAAGAAGCCATGATGCCACGCATGATGCTCGGCATGTTCGCGACGCCAGTTGGCGACGATATGCTTACCTCGACGATTGAAGTGAACAGCGAAGGTCACCTTCTCGCAAATGGTCAGCGGCTTCGCTAG
- a CDS encoding TIGR03862 family flavoprotein: MIDALIIGGGPAGLMAAEVLSAAGHSVVIADSMPTVGRKFLMAGKSGLNLTKAEAKPKFNAAYGGAEEHLTPMLSAFGPDDVVSWAEGLGQDVFTGSTGRIFPKQMKASPLLRAWLARLIGQGVTVNTRWRWTGWDGDAATFETPNGPENITAKTKILAMGGASWKRLGSDGRWAEHLADDVAPFQPANMGFSCDWSAHMTQHFGAAVKGTKLTAGNTTSRGEFIISSKGIEGGGVYTVSSAVRDGAPLVLDLLPDMSVDAIAAKLDGPKGKQSTANLLRKALKLDPVKRAFLNELGRGLEVPLAEKIKALPFPALTPRPIDEAISTAGGVRFDALTNDLMLKSRDGVYCAGEMLDWEAPTGGYLITGCLATGRWAGQAATRRLQTS; encoded by the coding sequence ATGATCGACGCACTGATAATCGGCGGTGGACCTGCCGGTTTGATGGCAGCGGAGGTTTTGTCAGCGGCGGGACATTCTGTCGTGATTGCGGATTCTATGCCGACCGTCGGGCGCAAGTTCCTTATGGCAGGCAAGTCCGGATTGAACCTGACGAAGGCTGAGGCGAAACCCAAGTTTAACGCGGCGTATGGCGGTGCTGAAGAACACCTTACGCCGATGTTATCTGCGTTCGGCCCAGATGATGTGGTCAGTTGGGCCGAGGGGCTGGGACAAGATGTTTTCACAGGGTCTACGGGTCGAATTTTCCCGAAACAGATGAAAGCTTCGCCGCTTTTACGCGCATGGCTTGCGCGTTTGATTGGTCAGGGCGTAACAGTGAATACCCGCTGGCGCTGGACGGGCTGGGATGGTGATGCCGCGACGTTTGAAACCCCTAACGGCCCTGAAAACATAACCGCAAAAACGAAGATCCTTGCGATGGGTGGGGCCAGTTGGAAACGCCTTGGCTCTGATGGGCGTTGGGCCGAGCATCTAGCGGATGACGTCGCCCCGTTTCAGCCCGCGAACATGGGGTTTTCCTGCGACTGGTCCGCCCACATGACCCAGCACTTTGGTGCAGCGGTTAAGGGAACAAAGTTGACAGCTGGCAACACGACATCCCGTGGTGAATTCATCATTTCCAGCAAAGGCATCGAAGGTGGCGGCGTTTATACTGTGTCATCCGCTGTGCGCGATGGAGCACCGTTGGTGTTGGATCTATTGCCAGACATGTCCGTCGACGCGATTGCGGCCAAGCTTGATGGACCAAAGGGAAAGCAATCGACAGCAAACTTGCTACGCAAAGCATTGAAGTTGGACCCTGTTAAGCGGGCATTTCTGAATGAACTTGGCCGAGGCCTAGAGGTCCCATTGGCTGAGAAGATTAAGGCCCTGCCATTTCCAGCGCTGACGCCGCGCCCCATTGATGAAGCAATATCGACGGCGGGCGGTGTTCGCTTTGATGCCTTAACAAACGACCTCATGCTAAAGTCACGCGATGGCGTCTATTGCGCAGGCGAAATGCTGGATTGGGAAGCGCCAACAGGCGGCTATTTGATCACCGGCTGTCTTGCGACAGGACGATGGGCGGGGCAAGCCGCCACCCGTCGTCTTCAGACTTCGTAG
- a CDS encoding mechanosensitive ion channel family protein — translation MNDLLNTALSYVMPVFEFALAWMIDPANWVQFALLVGAYFAAVFITRKANPRITKLLTPAKDNTNILSHARRFILIFLPLLLPLLAFGLTAIGEQVTRSIFGSGEVIAFGKRVFLFLAARAFVRDMLSDPLLKMIGKLVLVPFAAVYALGFLDPVLAWLEATVVPLGNMSFSVLGLLRFLVVATIMFWLGRWSNDQSSAMIDKQEMRPATRQLAAKATEIAIFGAAFLVAMNIAGVPLNSLAVLTGALGVGIGFGLQKIASNFVSGVILLLEGQATVGDYVELDGGEAGTIVKMTARAAILETYDGKWIVVPNEDFIVTRVINYSDSGSANRYDVTFSVSYDTDINKIPDIVGPAVAALDFVLNDPMPPDIELENFGDSGIDFIVEFWVNGIDDGRYKYRSHVRFAVWNALKEAGIEIPFPQRVVEIKGGFPKGLTE, via the coding sequence ATGAATGATCTTTTGAACACCGCCCTAAGCTACGTGATGCCAGTCTTTGAATTCGCGCTTGCTTGGATGATTGACCCTGCGAACTGGGTGCAGTTTGCACTTTTGGTTGGCGCTTACTTTGCTGCGGTTTTCATTACCCGCAAGGCCAACCCACGTATCACGAAACTCCTGACACCAGCCAAAGACAACACCAATATCCTGTCACATGCGCGGCGGTTCATCCTGATTTTCCTTCCTCTTCTTCTGCCGCTTTTGGCGTTTGGATTGACAGCGATTGGCGAACAAGTAACCCGTTCGATCTTTGGCTCAGGCGAAGTCATCGCGTTCGGTAAGCGCGTCTTCCTGTTCCTCGCAGCGCGGGCCTTTGTGCGCGACATGCTAAGCGATCCATTGTTGAAAATGATCGGCAAGTTGGTTCTTGTTCCGTTTGCAGCGGTTTATGCGCTGGGCTTTCTTGATCCGGTCCTCGCATGGCTCGAAGCGACAGTGGTACCCTTGGGCAATATGTCGTTTTCTGTGCTAGGACTTTTGCGGTTCCTCGTGGTCGCGACGATCATGTTCTGGCTTGGCCGTTGGTCTAACGATCAAAGTAGCGCAATGATTGATAAGCAGGAAATGCGGCCTGCAACACGGCAGTTGGCGGCCAAAGCGACCGAGATCGCGATCTTTGGTGCTGCGTTTTTGGTGGCAATGAACATTGCAGGCGTTCCACTAAACTCACTTGCGGTTCTGACGGGTGCGCTTGGTGTTGGTATTGGTTTTGGTCTTCAAAAGATTGCTTCGAACTTTGTGTCGGGCGTTATCTTGCTACTCGAAGGGCAGGCGACTGTCGGTGACTATGTTGAACTTGATGGCGGTGAGGCCGGTACGATCGTCAAGATGACAGCGCGCGCTGCTATCTTGGAAACCTACGACGGCAAGTGGATCGTTGTCCCGAACGAAGACTTCATTGTCACGCGTGTTATTAACTATTCCGATAGTGGTTCCGCGAACCGTTATGACGTCACCTTTTCCGTCAGCTATGACACGGACATCAACAAAATCCCTGACATCGTTGGCCCCGCAGTTGCCGCGCTTGATTTTGTTCTTAACGATCCGATGCCACCTGATATTGAGCTAGAGAACTTTGGCGACAGTGGGATCGATTTCATCGTCGAATTCTGGGTCAACGGTATCGATGATGGCCGCTACAAGTACCGCAGCCATGTGCGCTTTGCGGTTTGGAATGCGCTGAAAGAAGCTGGGATTGAAATCCCATTCCCGCAGCGTGTTGTGGAAATTAAAGGTGGGTTTCCCAAAGGTCTAACCGAATGA